CAGGAACGGCTGCGGTCCCTGGAGCAGACTGGGCATCCGGTGATCCGACGCTTCGCGGGCCGCTCAGCACGGTGACGCCGCACCTCTCGCCGTCATCCCGAAGACGATCCGGGCGGCGATGATCAGCAGGCGGCCAGTCGACGTCCAGGAGCGCGCCCGCCGCCTCGTCATGGTTCACGGCTGCCGTCCGCGAATCTCGGCTACGCCCGCCGACAGTGCATGGGTGATGTCCCGGCGCCTGTCGGCGGCGACCACCCCGGCCTCACCGATAAGGCGATCACTCGATCGATCGAAGGACAGGCGACGGCGCCCGTCGTCGACACGGAACAGGGGGAACTCTCATGGACTGGCGTAACGCGAGCGCCTCACTCGGCGCGGCACTGATCCTGCTGGCATCGTCGGTCACCGTCGCGAGCGCGACGGAGTCCGACTCGGCATCGGCGGCTCAGGCGAGCTGCAACACGGCCTGGTCGATTCCCGGCAGCGTCGGCGTGATCCCCGCGAGCACCAGCAGCGGGGTCGGCTGCATCCTCGGCGTCGGCAACCAGGGATCGGCGGTACGAGCGTTGCAGAACCACCTCCGGGTCTGCAACGGCCAGGACATCTCGGCGGACGGCGTCTACGGTCCGCGAACCGAGACCGCGGTGCGGAACGTCCAGCGGCG
This genomic stretch from Actinoalloteichus hoggarensis harbors:
- a CDS encoding peptidoglycan-binding domain-containing protein, whose translation is MDWRNASASLGAALILLASSVTVASATESDSASAAQASCNTAWSIPGSVGVIPASTSSGVGCILGVGNQGSAVRALQNHLRVCNGQDISADGVYGPRTETAVRNVQRRHGITVDGTYGPQTRDAMRWRGASACTDWSKIPVPRPRQADHQTDDAAPHGGTRLAP